One window of the Archangium primigenium genome contains the following:
- a CDS encoding EAL domain-containing protein yields the protein MSQSVLTSCERCQSLPEKFELEGPGRLFLWLPIGHSYGKLVRQLSDSGREHRALPEDRCVTVRLEGAQLGTFVADILGALTDEESRATRALFVQGDAEPGLRDFPRVGSLPQLFTQTRAGWLVDILADKRITSHYQPIVDAEDTRKVYAYEALMRGFERDGSMVSPYKMLTLARDADLLFQLDLAARLSAVREASRLGLKAPIFINFTPTAIYDPEFCLRSTVAAIKDAGMSPQDVVFEIIESDHTPNANHLKSLIAYYRRTGFRVALDDLGAGYSSLNLIHQLRPDIMKLDMELIRGIHHDPYKASITRKLLELAQQLGILTVAEGIETPEELRWVRSHGVDFVQGYLIAKPASPPVSITPHFTE from the coding sequence ATGAGCCAGAGCGTGTTGACGTCGTGTGAGCGGTGCCAGTCCCTTCCGGAGAAGTTCGAGCTGGAGGGCCCTGGCCGGCTCTTCCTGTGGCTGCCCATAGGCCACAGCTACGGCAAGCTGGTGCGCCAATTGAGCGACTCGGGCCGGGAGCATCGGGCGCTGCCGGAGGACCGGTGCGTGACGGTGCGCCTGGAGGGCGCGCAACTCGGCACCTTCGTGGCGGACATCCTGGGGGCGTTGACGGACGAGGAGTCGCGCGCCACGCGGGCGCTGTTCGTCCAGGGCGACGCCGAGCCGGGTCTGCGTGACTTTCCCCGGGTGGGCTCGCTGCCCCAGCTCTTCACGCAGACGCGTGCGGGGTGGCTGGTGGACATCCTGGCCGACAAGCGCATCACCAGCCATTACCAGCCCATCGTGGACGCGGAGGACACGCGCAAGGTGTACGCCTACGAGGCGCTCATGCGTGGCTTCGAGCGCGATGGCTCCATGGTCTCGCCGTACAAGATGCTGACGCTCGCGCGCGACGCGGACCTGCTCTTCCAGTTGGACCTGGCGGCGCGGCTGTCGGCGGTGCGCGAGGCCTCGCGGCTGGGGCTCAAGGCGCCCATCTTCATCAACTTCACGCCCACGGCCATCTACGATCCGGAGTTCTGCCTGCGCTCCACGGTGGCCGCCATCAAGGACGCGGGCATGTCCCCGCAGGACGTGGTGTTCGAGATCATCGAGTCGGACCACACGCCCAACGCCAACCACCTCAAGTCGCTCATCGCCTACTACCGGCGCACGGGCTTCCGGGTGGCGCTGGATGACCTGGGCGCGGGCTACTCGTCGCTCAACCTCATCCACCAGCTGCGCCCGGACATCATGAAGCTGGACATGGAGCTCATCCGCGGCATCCACCACGACCCCTACAAGGCGTCCATCACGCGCAAGCTGCTGGAGCTGGCGCAGCAGCTGGGCATCCTGACGGTGGCCGAGGGCATCGAGACGCCCGAGGAGCTGCGCTGGGTGCGCAGCCACGGGGTGGACTTCGTCCAGGGCTATCTCATCGCCAAGCCGGCGAGCCCGCCGGTGTCCATCACGCCGCACTTCACGGAGTGA